In Mytilus edulis chromosome 4, xbMytEdul2.2, whole genome shotgun sequence, the following proteins share a genomic window:
- the LOC139521403 gene encoding protein wech-like has translation MADSGGDIIHCGPCEYENVTKMAAKWCSDCAEGYCDECLRLHKAAKMSRHHHLVPVSEYLRVGQMTIPQICQVHQKTYEYFCPGHDNVICILCVQSEHSKCQDLLSLQDAAKGAKTSTALNDLELNIDNLMENIENGLKFKDKNLSSILETEKSIKIAIESKHKEIIQYFERQLTKTLIELTEKYGHCQQEISSSKSTLLEIQTQLRNIKDRIFQMKTCLSDVQAFVGMKLMTGSVNTEKGVVKSLVSDMSSLVLSFEPNLKLKTIIENKETYGETTMTISNSCVTFVEPKVEQAQLKATSVNTVGGIKLKLRTAINLKYTSGSISSCFILPNKQILILDQTKQCLMIYNKNGFHDRNIVLPYKPFDATIIDHRTVAVTFVLKKMISIVDIPSNKIERNIENVNWCRGISHDNGKLYVVSCGDGISVLDLYGCSIKKYSVAVKNVFNIVTTSENVFYTDRLGNVFCLETDGSQLWQYYSSKLQNSNSSSSITTDDAGNVYIVGEQSNILITMSSKDGMNQNVLLTDRDGLKNPSAIYYNKEHKQLLICNRIHGRASLYDVRF, from the coding sequence ATGGCGGATTCTGGTGGAGATATAATTCACTGTGGACCATGTGAGTATGAAAATGTTACTAAGATGGCAGCAAAATGGTGCTCTGACTGTGCGGAAGGGTATTGTGACGAATGTTTGAGATTGCATAAAGCTGCAAAAATGTCCAGACATCATCATTTGGTACCAGTTTCAGAATACCTGAGGGTTGGACAAATGACAATTCCACAGATTTGTCAAGTTCATCAGAAAACTTATGAATATTTCTGCCCAGGGCATGACAACGTGATTTGTATTTTATGTGTTCAGTCAGAGCACAGTAAATGCCAAGATCTATTGTCACTACAGGATGCTGCAAAGGGAGCAAAAACATCTACTGCGCTGAATGACTTAGAACTAAATATTGACAATTTAATGGAAAATATCGAAAACGGACTAAAGTTCAAAGACAAAAATTTAAGTAGTATTTTGGAAAccgaaaaaagtataaaaattgcaATAGAGTCAAAACATAAAGAGATAATTCAGTATTTTGAGAGACAGCTTACAAAAACATTGATCGAGTTGACAGAGAAATACGGACATTGTCAGCAAGAAATATCGTCTTCGAAAAGTACATTACTCGAAATACAAACACAGCTACGAAATATCAAGGATAgaatttttcagatgaagacATGTTTATCTGATGTGCAAGCTTTTGTTGGAATGAAACTGATGACTGGAAGCGTGAACACAGAGAAAGGAGTAGTTAAATCGCTGGTGTCTGACATGTCATCTTTAGTCCTCTCATTTGAACCAAATCTAAAACTTAAAACTATTATAGAGAACAAAGAGACATATGGCGAAACTACTATGACTATCTCAAATAGTTGTGTAACGTTTGTTGAACCAAAAGTAGAACAAGCCCAACTCAAAGCCACATCCGTTAATACCGTAGGGGGGATAAAATTAAAACTAAGAACAGCGATAAATCTGAAATATACATCTGGTAGTATAAGTAGCTGTTTTATATTACCAAATAAACAGATATTAATTTTGGATCAAACCAAACAATGTCTGATGATTTACAATAAGAATGGATTCCATGATCGTAATATCGTACTTCCTTATAAACCTTTTGATGCAACTATCATAGATCACCGTACAGTAGCTGTTacatttgtattgaaaaaaatgatttctatTGTCGACATCCCCTCCAATAAAATTGAACGAAACATTGAAAACGTTAATTGGTGTAGGGGAATATCACACGATAATGGGAAGTTGTATGTTGTATCCTGTGGTGACGGGATAAGTGTTCTAGACCTTTATGGATGTAGTATTAAGAAATATTCAGTAGCTGTTAAAAACGTATTTAATATTGTGACTACTtctgaaaatgttttttacaCTGACAGACTAGGAAATGTATTCTGCCTAGAGACAGATGGAAGCCAGCTATGGCAGTATTATAGTAGTAAACTACAGAACAGTAATTCTTCTTCAAGTATTACAACAGACGATGCAGGCAATGTATATATAGTAGGTGAACAGTCCAATATCCTTATAACTATGTCGTCTAAAGATGGAATGAATCAAAATGTACTACTAACTGATCGGGACGGTCTAAAGAATCCAAGCGCAATCTACTACAATAAAGAACACAAACAACTATTGATATGCAATAGAATACATGGACGCGCATCTTTATATGACGTTCGTTTTTAA